A section of the Vicia villosa cultivar HV-30 ecotype Madison, WI unplaced genomic scaffold, Vvil1.0 ctg.002450F_1_1, whole genome shotgun sequence genome encodes:
- the LOC131638847 gene encoding uncharacterized protein LOC131638847, with amino-acid sequence MANIVDFKVDRANVERYKIKCRNPDCGFRLHASFRKRSDSWVIGYVSQDHTRVNTNVSQDHRKLSYDIICQEILPLVDKDPSLKVKPIISHVVATYNYTPSYRKAWLAKTKAIELVYGNWEDSYKQLPRFLYVLQIYAPGTVTILETIPAQSPDGTCLQGNVIFHGLFWAFRPCVQGFAYCKPILQIDGTWLYGKYKGTLLVAVAQDGNSNIFPVALALVEGETAGGWSFFLKNLRTHVAPQPGLCLISDRHASIESAYNNPANGWQKPPSTHVYCIRHIAQNFMRDIKDKALRKTLVNAGYALTQPTFQYYRHEIVSANPDAGRWIDNLAREKWTRSYDNGQRWGHMTTNLVESMNGVFKGIRHLPITALVQATYYRIASLFARKGER; translated from the coding sequence ATGGCAAACATTGTTGATTTTAAAGTTGATCGCGCCAACGTTGAAAGGTACAAAATTAAGTGTAGAAACCCTGattgtggattcaggttgcatgcaTCATTCAGGAAGAGAAGTGATTCATGGGTGATAGGATATGTTTCCCAAGATCACACGCGTGTTAACACAAATGTTTCACAAGATCACCGTAAGCTAAGTTATGATATTATATGTCAAGAAATCTTGCCTCTAGTAGACAAAGATCCATCATTAAAGGTGAAACCGATAATCTCTCATGTCGTTGCAACTTACAATTACACTCCGTCTTATAGAAAGGCGTGGCTGGCGAAGACCAAAGCGATCGAACTTGTGTATGGAAATTGGGAGGATTCGTACAAACAACTCCCACGTTTCTTATATGTGCTTCAAATTTATGCTCCTGGAACCGTTACTATTTTAGAGACCATTCCGGCACAATCTCCAGACGGAACGTGCCTTCAAGGAAATGTGATATTCCACGGGCTTTTCTGGGCTTTCCGCCCATGTGTTCAAGGATTTGCGTATtgcaaaccaattcttcaaatagaTGGCACTTGGTTGTACGGAAAATATAAGGGGACCTTGTTGGTGGCTGTGGCACAAGACGGAAATAGTAACATTTTTCCTGTTGCGTTGGCTCTTGTGGAAGGAGAAACTGCTGgaggttggagtttctttctcaaaAATCTTCGGACACACGTTGCCCCTCAACCTGGACTCTGTTTGATTTCAGACAGACATGCTTCCATCGAGAGTGCATACAATAATCCAGCAAACGGGTGGCAAAAGCCACCTTCAACACATGTTTACTGTATTCGACATATCGCACAAAATTTCATGCGAGATATAAAGGACAAGGCTCTTCGGAAGACTCTTGTCAATGCCGGATATGCATTGACTCAACCGACCTTCCAATATTATCGACATGAAATTGTATcggcaaatccagatgcaggcagaTGGATAGATAATCTAGCTAGAGAGAAATGGACCAGATCATACGACAACGGGCAGCGATGGgggcacatgactacaaatcttgtggagtCTATGAACGGAGTGTTTAAGGGCATCAGACACCTTCCGATTACTGCCTTGGTGCAAGCAACATACTATAGGATAGCTTCTCTT